From a single Alkalihalophilus pseudofirmus genomic region:
- a CDS encoding putative bifunctional diguanylate cyclase/phosphodiesterase, translating into MIQEKWDAILNICNDLELPVAIFSETHKILTYNSYTEKVMFHPQKQLAAILAQLPNVTNQLTKQNMKIQGQDYIVYKNILNTASRESYLLFYPTDQRTELMNEIEEQLEQLVNTRFEGTLIHDQGKIISVDEESAVLFGYTRKELIHLSVFELISPEDWIKAQDAIVNGLIEPFELRALHKDGTTIHIEVQGRPYPYKKKKVRLVSIRNITERKKQEEQITYLAYHDEVTGLLNRRAFQEHVKEQLNALKSDESVVVATIGLNRLKTVNDAMGIEAGNRLVKEVSHLLNEKCLPRIHLARLGSDEFILSFIESNPQDAVIPFINNILECFNEPLQLDEFYFHVNLSVGLSISSNALIDVNELIRQAEVALHTIKDSTHGSIQFYEKEMSTGSIREMIIENELRHAIAKNEFTLVFHPQACLESGDLSGVEALLRWKSSALGMVSPFEFIEVAEKTGLIIPIGKWVIEQACHYALKLERELGRPVKMAVNLSPVQFVQPNLVEIITNALEEAGLNASSLELEITESVAMEDEAHVMEKLTALRELGVHVSIDDFGTGYSSLQYLSQYPIDKLKIDKSFLRVQTNTNQTIIKSIVSMGHNMGMKVIAEGVESYDHVALLRSLDCDEMQGFVWTKPLPFTELITKLTSESRFPLDTVKN; encoded by the coding sequence GTGATACAGGAGAAATGGGATGCCATTTTAAACATATGTAACGACCTAGAATTACCAGTAGCGATTTTCTCAGAAACTCATAAAATCCTTACATATAACAGCTACACCGAAAAGGTAATGTTTCACCCGCAAAAACAGCTCGCTGCTATACTTGCACAATTGCCAAACGTGACAAATCAATTAACGAAACAGAATATGAAAATTCAGGGACAAGATTATATCGTTTATAAAAATATACTGAATACCGCCTCGCGCGAATCATATTTATTATTTTATCCAACTGATCAGCGCACTGAATTAATGAATGAGATTGAAGAGCAGCTAGAACAACTCGTAAATACTAGATTTGAAGGCACCTTAATTCATGACCAAGGAAAGATTATCAGTGTAGATGAAGAATCGGCTGTTTTATTTGGTTACACACGTAAGGAATTGATTCATTTATCTGTCTTTGAACTAATTTCACCGGAGGATTGGATCAAAGCGCAGGATGCAATTGTTAATGGATTAATCGAACCTTTTGAACTAAGGGCACTTCATAAAGATGGGACAACCATTCATATAGAGGTGCAGGGCCGACCCTACCCTTATAAGAAAAAAAAGGTGCGTCTTGTTTCGATACGAAATATTACTGAACGAAAAAAACAAGAAGAACAGATTACATACTTAGCTTATCATGATGAAGTGACAGGTTTATTAAATAGAAGAGCCTTTCAAGAGCATGTGAAAGAGCAGTTAAATGCATTAAAAAGCGACGAATCTGTCGTTGTCGCAACAATCGGATTAAACCGCTTAAAAACGGTAAATGATGCTATGGGAATTGAGGCGGGAAATCGTCTTGTAAAAGAAGTGAGCCACCTATTGAATGAAAAGTGTCTCCCGCGTATTCACCTAGCTCGATTGGGCAGCGATGAGTTCATCCTTTCATTTATCGAAAGCAATCCACAAGATGCTGTCATTCCTTTTATTAATAATATTCTGGAGTGCTTCAATGAACCTTTGCAGCTCGATGAATTCTATTTTCATGTTAATTTAAGCGTAGGGCTGAGTATCTCATCTAATGCTTTAATTGATGTGAATGAATTAATTAGACAAGCAGAAGTTGCCCTGCACACGATCAAAGATTCTACACATGGTTCTATTCAATTTTATGAAAAGGAAATGAGCACAGGCTCGATCCGTGAGATGATTATTGAAAACGAACTCCGCCATGCGATAGCTAAAAATGAATTTACACTTGTGTTTCACCCGCAGGCCTGCCTTGAAAGTGGAGATTTATCTGGTGTGGAGGCCTTGCTGCGTTGGAAGAGTTCTGCTTTAGGAATGGTGTCTCCTTTTGAATTTATTGAAGTGGCAGAAAAAACGGGTTTAATTATTCCAATTGGGAAATGGGTTATTGAGCAAGCTTGTCACTATGCCTTGAAGTTAGAAAGGGAGTTAGGGCGGCCGGTTAAAATGGCTGTTAATTTGTCACCGGTTCAATTTGTACAGCCAAACCTTGTTGAGATCATCACAAATGCCCTAGAAGAAGCCGGGTTAAATGCCTCTTCACTTGAACTTGAAATCACAGAATCTGTGGCGATGGAGGATGAGGCTCATGTGATGGAGAAGCTGACTGCTTTACGTGAGCTAGGAGTCCATGTGTCGATTGATGATTTTGGAACAGGTTATTCATCCTTACAGTATTTAAGTCAGTATCCGATTGATAAATTAAAAATTGATAAATCATTTTTGCGAGTGCAAACAAATACAAATCAAACGATTATAAAATCGATTGTCTCAATGGGTCATAATATGGGGATGAAAGTGATAGCGGAAGGCGTAGAGTCCTATGATCATGTAGCGCTGCTTAGAAGTCTCGACTGTGATGAGATGCAAGGGT